In a single window of the Bacteroides acidifaciens genome:
- a CDS encoding BlaI/MecI/CopY family transcriptional regulator, translating to MEKLTIQEEEVMIYIWELQSCFVKDIVAKYTQPTPPYTTVASIVKNLERKGYVASKRVGNTYQYTPAIRENEYKRHFMSGVVRNYFENSYKEMVSFFAKDQKISTDDLKDIIDLIEKGKED from the coding sequence ATGGAAAAGTTAACTATACAAGAAGAAGAAGTAATGATCTACATTTGGGAGTTACAAAGCTGTTTCGTTAAGGACATCGTAGCGAAGTATACGCAACCGACTCCACCGTATACTACAGTAGCGTCTATCGTGAAGAACCTCGAGCGAAAAGGATACGTCGCATCAAAGCGTGTGGGTAATACCTACCAATACACTCCCGCAATTCGCGAAAATGAGTATAAACGCCATTTTATGAGCGGTGTAGTTCGCAACTATTTTGAGAACTCTTACAAAGAAATGGTTTCTTTCTTTGCCAAAGACCAAAAGATTTCGACCGATGACCTCAAAGACATCATCGACTTGATTGAAAAAGGGAAAGAAGATTAA
- a CDS encoding porin family protein — MKKGLIFVLFALVSVVSYSQISWNAKVGMNMSNFTGDSDTDMRIGFNVGIGMEYQFTDMWSIQPSLMFTQKGAKMDELKANPMYLEIPVMAAARFEIAENQNIVVKAGPYFGFGIAGKYKAGGEKIDFFKDIKDEDGDILMEGAKKFDAGLGVGVAYEINKFFIDLTGEFGLAKIYDGDGAPKNMNFSIGVGYKF; from the coding sequence ATGAAAAAAGGTTTGATTTTTGTGCTATTTGCACTTGTTTCTGTCGTTTCTTATTCTCAGATTTCTTGGAATGCCAAAGTAGGTATGAATATGAGTAACTTTACCGGAGACTCTGATACTGATATGAGAATTGGGTTTAATGTTGGTATTGGTATGGAATACCAATTTACTGATATGTGGTCTATTCAACCTTCTTTGATGTTTACTCAGAAAGGAGCTAAAATGGATGAATTGAAAGCTAATCCAATGTATTTAGAAATTCCAGTAATGGCTGCTGCGAGATTTGAAATTGCTGAAAATCAGAATATTGTGGTGAAAGCAGGTCCTTATTTTGGATTTGGTATTGCTGGTAAATATAAAGCAGGCGGTGAAAAAATTGATTTCTTTAAAGATATTAAAGATGAAGATGGAGATATCTTGATGGAAGGTGCAAAGAAATTTGATGCTGGTCTTGGTGTAGGTGTCGCTTATGAAATTAATAAATTCTTTATTGATTTGACTGGAGAATTTGGTTTGGCTAAAATTTATGATGGCGATGGTGCTCCGAAAAACATGAACTTCTCTATCGGTGTAGGTTATAAATTCTAA